DNA from Nitrospirota bacterium:
ATTTGCAGACAACTCAAATGCATTGAGGTTTTATGAAAAACGAGGTTTTCAAATTATGAAAAAAATTAAAATTGATTACCATCCTTTAATACCACATCAAGGTGGTGCATATCTGATGAAATGCGAAATCAAATAAAATAATTTATACTCTCCTTTTTTCAACACCAAAAATATATTTGTGAATCTGCAAATTCAATCGTGCATCGAGTTTGTCTTTGAGCATCCATTCAACAAGTCTTTCAGGAGGAAGTATTCCATATGCTGGAGACATGAGTAAATGAGATTTTTTTTGAAGATTATTAGAAACAATAACCTCTTTTGCCCATTCGTAATCTAACCTATCTGTAAGAACAAATTTTACTTCATCATTATTCTTCAATAGTTCAAAGTTTGAAAAATCCATCTTTTCACTCATTGCACTTCCAGGCGTCTTAATATCAAGTATGATGATAGCCCTTTTATCAACTTCTTTTATAGATACCGAACCATTTGTTTCTATTAAAACAGTGTGATTATTATCAATGATATTTGATATCAGTTGATAAACACCTGCTTGAAGCAATGGTTCTCCACCTGTAATCTCAACAAGGTTAAACCCGTAACGTTCGACTTCTGTAAGGATTTGTTTTACACTCATTTCTTTTCCATCATTATATGCATATTTTGTATCACAATAAGTGCACCTGAGATTACAACCCGTTAATCTGATAAAAGTACAAGGAATACCTGCAAAGCTTGACTCTCCCTGTATGCTAGTAAATATCTCACATACTTTTAAGATTTTTTTCACAATGAACAATTATACATTTCCTGTAATAAATTAACCCTAAAAATATATTCAATAACCAGATTGTCACATCCCAAATGGTTTAAGGGCTTGCAATTAGAATTTTATAGGTATATCTGGGTCAAATATAATAGTTTTCCGTATAAAATATTATATTATATAATGAAAAAGGGATTTAAGATGACAACAAATATAGCTAAGGAATCACCATCTGAATATGAAATTCTACAGGATGTAGTAAAAGCCTATCCTGGCATAATGAGTGCTTCTGAAATATTATTTCGAGAATTAAAAAGTTCTCCGAGAAAATGGGATACAATTGTTAAAGAATTAAAAAATCATGCTCTAAAAAACTTTTATCTTCACGACCATCATGAAAAAGGAAGTGAAGCAATCAAAGCAGTAATATCTATTTTTCTGGAGGCCATAGATTCTTCAACAGATCCATCCGTGCAACAGGCCGCAATAGATGGGCTTATCTTTTATATTGAAAAAATTCTTATTGATGGCAGTAATAATCTGAATAAATATGGAGCAATTTTGAATTACTGTTTTCAAAGACTTTTTCAATTCGATAAAAACCATTTTTCCATGCTAATCACCAATCCACATCAATTGAAAAAATTGGGACAGATCATTTACGGCAAGATGCCGAATCAATTGGACATTGTTCAATTCAACAACCTG
Protein-coding regions in this window:
- a CDS encoding radical SAM protein, encoding MLKVCEIFTSIQGESSFAGIPCTFIRLTGCNLRCTYCDTKYAYNDGKEMSVKQILTEVERYGFNLVEITGGEPLLQAGVYQLISNIIDNNHTVLIETNGSVSIKEVDKRAIIILDIKTPGSAMSEKMDFSNFELLKNNDEVKFVLTDRLDYEWAKEVIVSNNLQKKSHLLMSPAYGILPPERLVEWMLKDKLDARLNLQIHKYIFGVEKRRV